From a region of the Aeoliella mucimassa genome:
- a CDS encoding SpoVG family protein: protein MGSSRWRLAPACSRAGSQGDLAVEITEVRIKLMDEPGERLKAFCSITFDDCFVIRDLKIIEGTTGPFVAMPSRKLTAHCPGCGMKNHLRSNYCNQCGRKLDANQAIRQADGRAKLYADIAHPINSECREQIQEVVIREFTEEIERSKLPGYVSRYDDYDEEYSAPPNRTTRVDEAHDGHSSATPHHPPPSSPATQSVSAKPSGGGHQPAPKPPQQGSDGFGAGIFGD from the coding sequence ATGGGCAGTTCGCGTTGGCGACTCGCACCTGCCTGTAGTCGTGCTGGTTCGCAAGGAGATCTGGCAGTGGAAATCACCGAAGTTCGCATCAAACTCATGGACGAACCTGGGGAACGTCTCAAGGCGTTCTGTTCCATAACGTTTGACGATTGTTTCGTTATCCGCGATCTGAAAATCATCGAAGGCACCACCGGGCCTTTCGTTGCCATGCCCAGTCGCAAACTCACCGCACACTGTCCTGGCTGCGGCATGAAGAACCACCTGCGGAGCAACTATTGCAACCAGTGTGGTCGAAAGCTCGACGCCAACCAGGCCATTCGGCAGGCAGATGGTCGGGCGAAGCTGTACGCCGACATCGCCCATCCGATTAATTCGGAGTGCCGGGAGCAGATTCAGGAAGTCGTCATTCGAGAGTTCACCGAAGAGATTGAACGCTCGAAACTCCCCGGCTACGTCTCGCGGTACGACGATTACGACGAAGAGTACTCGGCGCCGCCGAATCGTACGACTCGCGTGGACGAAGCCCACGATGGGCATTCGAGTGCCACGCCGCATCATCCACCACCATCGTCGCCGGCGACGCAGTCGGTTTCGGCCAAGCCCTCCGGCGGGGGGCACCAGCCGGCTCCCAAACCACCGCAACAAGGTAGCGATGGTTTCGGTGCTGGTATTTTCGGCGACTGA
- a CDS encoding sulfatase family protein: MHSIAPAILLTVALPALLGAAATEPQRPNVLVIVSDDQGWNDVGYHNSELRTPHLDRLAREGVELDCHYVQPQCTPTRVALMTGRYPSRFGLHATHASNDQAYAIGTPTMARMFKQAGYSTGMSGKWHMGSLPKWGPNHHGFDYSHGALAGAIGMYDHRYRLNNPKYTQTWHRNLEFIEETGHATDLTCGETVKWIREHKESGPWFFYVPLNAVHAPIVEGDPKWHAMNEHIENIDRRFFAAALSHMDSAIGEMVTALEETGQRDNTLIVFTSDNGGIHGTYSGGNYPPPDPRLEAGFSSNLPLRGGKTEAFEGGMRVPALASWPGVLKPQKMTTPMHVVDWMPTFANLVGGEAPAAVPEEVDGRDVWPLLMGKSPPANLEPRTLYWVWGSNSARVWEAVRHGDWKIVRRRNQPWQLYDLSNDPNESTNLADDHPDRLAEMIERYQVERAKDAPSAR; the protein is encoded by the coding sequence ATGCATTCGATCGCACCTGCAATCTTACTAACCGTTGCCCTCCCTGCACTATTGGGGGCCGCGGCGACCGAACCTCAGCGGCCGAACGTGCTGGTGATCGTCTCCGACGATCAAGGCTGGAACGACGTAGGCTATCACAACTCGGAGCTGCGTACGCCGCACCTCGACCGATTGGCCCGCGAAGGGGTCGAACTCGATTGCCATTACGTGCAGCCCCAATGCACTCCCACGCGCGTTGCGCTGATGACCGGGCGGTATCCGAGTCGCTTTGGGTTGCATGCGACGCATGCCAGCAACGACCAGGCCTACGCGATCGGCACCCCGACCATGGCTCGCATGTTCAAGCAGGCGGGCTACTCGACCGGCATGTCGGGCAAATGGCACATGGGCTCGCTGCCGAAGTGGGGACCCAACCATCATGGCTTTGATTACTCGCACGGCGCACTGGCCGGGGCGATCGGCATGTACGACCATCGCTACCGGCTGAACAATCCCAAGTACACGCAAACCTGGCATCGCAATCTCGAGTTCATCGAAGAAACCGGTCACGCGACCGACCTCACCTGCGGCGAAACCGTGAAGTGGATTCGCGAGCACAAAGAATCAGGGCCCTGGTTCTTTTATGTTCCCCTGAATGCAGTGCACGCGCCGATTGTCGAAGGCGACCCGAAATGGCACGCGATGAACGAGCACATCGAGAATATCGATCGGCGATTCTTTGCCGCTGCCCTGTCGCACATGGACTCCGCGATAGGCGAAATGGTCACCGCCCTCGAAGAGACCGGGCAGCGCGACAACACACTCATCGTGTTCACTTCCGACAACGGTGGCATCCACGGCACCTACTCCGGCGGCAACTATCCCCCGCCCGACCCACGACTCGAAGCTGGCTTTAGTTCGAACCTGCCGCTTCGCGGCGGCAAGACTGAAGCCTTCGAAGGGGGCATGCGGGTGCCGGCCCTGGCTAGCTGGCCAGGCGTGCTGAAGCCGCAGAAGATGACGACTCCGATGCACGTGGTCGACTGGATGCCGACGTTTGCCAACTTGGTAGGTGGCGAGGCCCCAGCGGCTGTGCCCGAGGAGGTGGATGGCCGCGATGTTTGGCCGCTCCTCATGGGGAAGAGTCCCCCAGCCAACTTGGAGCCTCGCACACTGTACTGGGTGTGGGGATCGAACTCCGCTAGAGTCTGGGAAGCAGTACGGCATGGCGATTGGAAGATCGTCCGCCGGCGCAACCAGCCATGGCAGTTGTACGACTTGTCGAACGACCCAAACGAATCCACCAACCTGGCCGACGATCATCCCGACCGATTGGCCGAGATGATCGAACGGTACCAGGTGGAGCGTGCGAAGGATGCTCCCTCCGCACGATAG
- a CDS encoding tetratricopeptide repeat protein, which produces MMKHWLLTVPVLAWGCAPAGAEPPVAIPDQIVNPVAPPAVERVELPQQLPGVELASYWRAAKPEKPAATPVTVPASAAPDAENPPEPAAMAELGQPAWLLPEPVELQKIEPVEPEGPAVVVDDQTPPKTAEQVIQLAMAKMEHVPSRSAALLVVARELAVDATSVGDYGDVIDQCHRAIDAGPDQSTGQALARLGAWAYNRRGELLVAGGNEHDAFDDFQEAILLDGTCWQAMHNRGVTLARYAKHTEALSDFNRVVDLAPGFAVARYNRAELLSQMERWPEAVDDYNVAIQAMPNEADLYSARGAAYTQMGKANEAASDFNTALRIDPGSSEAYLGRGNLFASQALYEQAAADFERSLRLNPRSARAYHSTAWLLATCPLDRYRNGQQAIEAASRLARLLGNEDPMVLDTLAVAHATAGDFQQAIAYEEQAIVLATDANDKREYRERLKRFRQGETYRTE; this is translated from the coding sequence ATGATGAAACACTGGCTGCTGACAGTCCCGGTACTCGCGTGGGGGTGCGCCCCCGCAGGTGCGGAGCCACCTGTTGCGATACCCGACCAAATCGTGAACCCGGTTGCTCCACCCGCTGTTGAGCGGGTGGAGTTACCGCAGCAACTACCCGGCGTGGAGCTTGCCAGCTACTGGCGAGCCGCCAAGCCGGAGAAGCCAGCCGCGACGCCGGTCACGGTGCCAGCATCCGCAGCGCCGGACGCTGAAAACCCGCCGGAACCGGCCGCCATGGCCGAACTCGGGCAGCCTGCCTGGCTGCTTCCCGAGCCGGTGGAGCTGCAGAAAATCGAACCGGTGGAGCCTGAGGGTCCGGCCGTGGTGGTCGACGATCAGACCCCTCCCAAGACCGCCGAGCAGGTCATTCAGCTGGCCATGGCCAAGATGGAGCATGTTCCGTCGCGGTCGGCCGCGCTGCTAGTAGTCGCCCGCGAGCTGGCGGTCGATGCGACCTCGGTCGGCGACTACGGCGACGTGATCGACCAGTGCCATCGGGCGATCGACGCCGGGCCCGACCAGTCGACCGGGCAGGCCCTCGCCCGCCTAGGTGCCTGGGCCTACAACCGCCGGGGCGAGCTGCTCGTCGCCGGTGGCAACGAACACGACGCGTTTGATGACTTTCAGGAAGCCATTCTGCTGGATGGCACCTGCTGGCAAGCGATGCACAACCGCGGGGTAACCCTCGCCCGTTATGCAAAGCACACCGAAGCCCTGTCGGACTTCAATCGGGTGGTCGACCTGGCGCCCGGTTTTGCGGTCGCTCGCTACAACCGAGCGGAGCTGCTGAGCCAGATGGAGCGGTGGCCCGAAGCGGTCGACGACTACAACGTGGCCATCCAGGCCATGCCGAACGAGGCCGATTTGTACTCCGCCCGCGGAGCCGCCTACACCCAGATGGGAAAAGCGAACGAAGCGGCCAGCGACTTTAACACCGCGCTGCGTATCGATCCCGGATCGAGCGAAGCCTACCTGGGCCGGGGCAACCTGTTTGCCAGCCAGGCGTTGTACGAGCAAGCGGCCGCCGACTTCGAGCGTTCGTTGCGGTTGAATCCGCGCTCGGCGCGGGCGTACCACAGCACCGCCTGGTTGCTGGCAACCTGCCCGCTCGATCGCTACCGCAACGGCCAGCAGGCCATCGAAGCAGCCAGTCGCCTGGCTCGCTTGCTTGGCAACGAAGACCCGATGGTGCTCGATACGCTGGCCGTCGCCCACGCGACCGCAGGCGACTTTCAGCAAGCGATTGCGTACGAGGAGCAAGCCATCGTACTGGCGACCGACGCCAACGACAAACGCGAATACCGTGAGCGGCTAAAGCGATTCCGCCAGGGCGAAACCTATCGCACCGAGTAA
- a CDS encoding DUF368 domain-containing protein → MADKHSIIKDVANVLRGLCMGAADIVPGVSGGTVALLLGIYPRLLTAISHVDGTLFGLLKSAKWREAAEYLDLRFLLTLVLGIGSSVLLLSGVIHHLLDEYPELTMSVFFGLILASGILVLRLVGPKTPAQQTQCVIMAIIGACLATWLVLGGYLQPQDNLLYVFGCGAVGICAMILPGISGSYILLLLGKYHQIIEIVHHLKAGQLTRDELTTLVVFASGCLIGLLVFSKILKALLSRFYVPTISLLGGFMLGSLAKIWPWQNQVADAPEGITRPDWPAEFNTQVIYCLALAVGSFAFVLVADYLAQNRKSAKG, encoded by the coding sequence ATGGCCGATAAACATTCGATAATCAAAGACGTCGCGAACGTACTGCGTGGGTTGTGTATGGGGGCTGCCGACATCGTACCCGGCGTTTCGGGGGGGACTGTCGCGCTGTTGTTGGGTATCTATCCTCGTCTGCTTACGGCTATTAGCCATGTAGACGGTACTCTTTTCGGCTTGCTAAAGTCCGCCAAGTGGCGGGAAGCGGCCGAGTACCTCGATCTGCGTTTTCTCCTCACGTTGGTCTTGGGGATTGGTTCTAGTGTGTTACTGCTCTCCGGCGTGATTCATCACTTGCTCGATGAATATCCCGAGCTAACCATGTCGGTTTTCTTCGGGCTTATTCTCGCTTCTGGCATTCTGGTGTTACGACTCGTGGGGCCGAAGACCCCCGCACAGCAAACGCAGTGCGTGATCATGGCGATCATCGGTGCTTGTCTGGCCACCTGGCTGGTACTGGGTGGGTATCTCCAACCGCAGGACAACCTGCTCTACGTGTTTGGATGTGGGGCCGTGGGCATCTGTGCGATGATTCTGCCAGGTATCAGCGGTTCGTATATCCTCTTGCTCTTGGGTAAATATCATCAAATCATCGAGATCGTGCATCACCTGAAAGCTGGTCAACTAACTCGCGACGAACTCACCACGCTGGTGGTGTTTGCGTCGGGATGTCTGATTGGGCTACTGGTGTTTAGCAAGATTCTCAAGGCGTTACTCTCGCGGTTCTATGTGCCAACCATCTCGTTGTTAGGTGGATTCATGCTCGGTTCGCTGGCCAAAATCTGGCCCTGGCAAAATCAGGTAGCCGACGCGCCGGAGGGCATTACTCGCCCCGATTGGCCTGCTGAGTTTAATACCCAGGTGATCTATTGCTTAGCGCTGGCGGTTGGTTCTTTCGCGTTTGTGTTGGTGGCCGACTATCTGGCGCAAAATCGCAAATCGGCGAAGGGCTAG
- a CDS encoding 4-(cytidine 5'-diphospho)-2-C-methyl-D-erythritol kinase, with amino-acid sequence MFFECSNNGCVVHTSAKINLGLEVLGRLSDGYHQVETLLIPVRLCDTLVYSPTANPLQLKLIGTPSCPASSLACDPEQNLVTKAAELLADETGRTATGMLQLHKRIPTQAGLGGGSSDAAATLALLNRAWKLNLPTSRLVELAKQLGTDVPFFLTPGAAFGTGRGEQLEPVPFPAGVPLVLVKPPVGLSTPEVFAALGLAPGESASQASGYCKRLVDHLRRHAPITQWRNLVRNSLQPAAIRLSDWIDKIADAFHRLPVVLHQMTGSGSGYYAVCRSWREARCIASRLRGQHGQFALATRTCL; translated from the coding sequence ATGTTTTTTGAGTGCAGCAACAATGGATGCGTGGTTCATACTTCCGCCAAAATAAACCTGGGTCTGGAAGTCTTGGGTCGACTATCCGACGGATATCACCAAGTCGAGACGCTACTAATTCCTGTGCGTCTGTGCGATACACTTGTCTACTCGCCGACCGCTAATCCGCTGCAACTCAAGCTGATTGGCACCCCAAGCTGCCCTGCTAGCTCGCTTGCTTGCGATCCTGAGCAAAATCTGGTGACCAAGGCCGCAGAGCTGCTGGCAGACGAGACCGGCCGCACGGCTACCGGCATGCTGCAACTGCACAAACGCATTCCGACGCAAGCCGGTTTGGGAGGTGGTTCGAGCGACGCGGCAGCGACGCTGGCTCTGCTCAATCGGGCGTGGAAACTCAACCTTCCCACCTCGCGACTGGTGGAACTCGCTAAGCAACTGGGGACCGATGTGCCGTTCTTCCTGACTCCTGGAGCCGCGTTCGGCACCGGACGAGGGGAACAGCTCGAGCCGGTCCCCTTCCCCGCGGGGGTGCCGCTGGTGCTCGTAAAACCGCCGGTCGGTTTGTCGACGCCCGAGGTGTTCGCCGCGTTGGGACTCGCGCCAGGCGAGTCGGCCAGCCAGGCTTCGGGTTACTGCAAACGCCTTGTGGATCATCTGAGGCGACATGCTCCCATCACTCAATGGCGGAACTTGGTACGTAACTCGCTTCAGCCGGCAGCGATTCGGCTGAGCGATTGGATAGATAAAATCGCCGACGCATTTCATCGTCTTCCGGTGGTCCTCCACCAGATGACGGGCAGTGGCAGCGGCTATTATGCTGTATGTCGATCGTGGCGCGAGGCACGTTGCATCGCATCGCGCTTGAGGGGGCAACATGGGCAGTTCGCGTTGGCGACTCGCACCTGCCTGTAG
- the can gene encoding carbonate dehydratase gives MRVLPELIENNKMWAASVNDADPTFFERLSKNQSPEYLWIGCSDSRVPANQIVGLDPGEVFVHRNIANVVVHTDFNCLSVLEYAVAVLKVKHIIVCGHYGCGGVKAASENHHLGLIDNWLRHVRDVRQKHEALLTTFQPDSVRLDRMCELNVVEQVNNVCHTSVVQGAWEAGQELAVHGWIYRLETGLISDMNVTVTSRDEIADAYRVATNPVA, from the coding sequence ATGCGTGTACTGCCTGAACTGATCGAAAACAACAAGATGTGGGCCGCCAGCGTGAACGACGCCGACCCCACGTTTTTCGAACGTCTGAGCAAGAATCAATCGCCGGAGTACCTGTGGATTGGTTGTTCCGATAGTCGCGTGCCGGCCAATCAGATCGTGGGACTCGACCCGGGCGAGGTGTTCGTTCATCGAAATATCGCCAACGTGGTGGTCCATACCGACTTCAATTGCCTGAGCGTGCTGGAATACGCGGTCGCTGTACTCAAGGTGAAACACATTATTGTTTGTGGCCATTACGGCTGCGGCGGCGTGAAAGCGGCCAGCGAAAATCATCACCTGGGCCTCATCGATAACTGGCTGCGCCATGTGCGCGACGTGCGTCAGAAGCACGAAGCGTTGCTCACCACCTTTCAGCCCGACAGCGTGCGGCTCGATCGTATGTGCGAACTGAATGTGGTGGAACAGGTAAACAACGTCTGCCATACCTCGGTCGTGCAAGGCGCCTGGGAAGCAGGTCAGGAGCTAGCCGTGCATGGCTGGATTTATCGCCTGGAAACCGGTTTGATCAGCGACATGAATGTCACGGTTACCAGCCGCGATGAAATTGCCGATGCGTACCGCGTGGCCACCAATCCCGTGGCCTAG
- a CDS encoding FAD-dependent oxidoreductase → MKTLALLAMTFTLVVGSHSISLAADNSAAIEAELVVYGDTSGGVSAAVQAARMGHRVVLVSPYGHLGGMSSSGLGWTDIGNKAILGGICHEFYHRIYQHYQQESAWNHQPREKFNNVGQGVPALDEKTELASTFEPKIAEQVFDQLIAEAGVTVVDGRLAEQQGAVMSDNRLTAIRLEDGRVLAGRVFVDATYEGDLYAQAGVSFFVGRESNEQYNETGNGITGPLGGNQLPDGIDPYIVPGDASSGLIAGVNPTMGGPVGSGDQRLQAYCYRLVLTDLPRNRVPIEKPADYDEAAYEILFRAIEVGQTSRFFKLDWVPNRKTDSNNASGISFDYIGGNYGDDWNWTTLSYAEREENAAKHRDWQLGLIWTLQHHPRVPESVRRRYLPVGLSKDEFADNNHIPYNLYIREGRRMVSEMVMTENHCRNKLPIDDSIGMGGYTLDSHNIQRFVHNGMVKNEGDIQSRISGPYRISYRAITPRRTECDNLLVPVALSASHIAYGSIRMEPVFMILGQSAGTAASMAIRDDLPVQEVPYTQLRERLLQDDQRLELPNKK, encoded by the coding sequence ATGAAAACGCTCGCCCTGCTCGCCATGACGTTCACGTTGGTCGTCGGCAGCCACTCCATCAGTCTAGCGGCCGACAACTCCGCTGCCATCGAAGCCGAACTGGTAGTCTATGGCGATACTTCCGGGGGAGTCTCCGCGGCCGTGCAAGCGGCTCGCATGGGACATCGCGTGGTGCTGGTCTCTCCGTATGGCCATCTCGGCGGCATGTCGAGCAGCGGCCTCGGTTGGACCGACATCGGCAACAAAGCCATCCTGGGGGGCATTTGCCACGAGTTTTACCACCGCATCTATCAGCATTACCAACAAGAATCGGCCTGGAACCATCAGCCGCGAGAGAAGTTCAACAACGTCGGGCAGGGGGTCCCTGCGCTCGACGAGAAGACCGAGTTGGCCTCGACGTTCGAACCCAAAATCGCCGAGCAGGTATTCGACCAACTGATCGCCGAGGCTGGCGTGACCGTCGTCGACGGGCGACTCGCCGAGCAGCAAGGCGCGGTGATGAGCGACAACCGTCTCACCGCGATTCGCCTGGAGGATGGGCGCGTGCTGGCTGGCCGGGTGTTTGTGGATGCCACCTACGAAGGCGATCTGTACGCCCAGGCGGGCGTGTCGTTCTTTGTCGGGCGGGAATCCAACGAGCAGTACAACGAAACCGGCAACGGCATCACCGGCCCACTCGGCGGCAATCAACTGCCCGACGGCATCGATCCCTACATCGTGCCTGGCGACGCATCGAGCGGCCTGATCGCCGGCGTGAACCCCACGATGGGTGGCCCCGTCGGCAGCGGCGACCAACGCCTGCAAGCGTACTGCTACCGGTTGGTGCTCACCGACTTGCCGCGAAATCGGGTGCCGATTGAAAAGCCGGCGGACTACGACGAAGCAGCGTACGAGATCCTGTTTCGAGCAATCGAAGTGGGGCAAACAAGCCGCTTCTTCAAGTTGGATTGGGTACCGAATCGCAAAACCGACTCGAACAACGCCAGTGGTATTTCGTTCGACTACATCGGCGGCAACTACGGCGACGACTGGAACTGGACCACGCTCAGCTACGCCGAGCGGGAGGAAAACGCGGCCAAGCATCGCGATTGGCAGCTCGGCCTGATCTGGACCTTGCAACATCACCCGCGGGTGCCGGAGTCGGTCCGCCGGCGATACCTACCGGTGGGACTCTCCAAGGACGAATTCGCCGACAACAACCACATACCCTATAACCTTTACATCCGTGAAGGCCGGCGCATGGTGTCCGAGATGGTGATGACCGAAAACCACTGCCGCAACAAGCTACCGATCGACGATTCGATCGGCATGGGTGGCTACACGCTCGACTCGCACAACATCCAGCGATTCGTGCATAACGGGATGGTCAAGAACGAAGGGGACATCCAAAGCCGGATCAGCGGCCCCTATCGCATCTCTTACCGCGCGATTACCCCCCGCAGAACCGAGTGCGACAACCTGCTCGTGCCAGTCGCCCTATCGGCTTCGCACATCGCCTACGGTTCGATTCGCATGGAGCCAGTGTTCATGATCCTCGGCCAATCGGCCGGTACCGCCGCTTCGATGGCCATTCGCGACGACCTACCGGTGCAAGAAGTGCCTTACACACAGCTTCGCGAGCGGTTGTTGCAGGACGACCAGCGACTCGAACTGCCCAACAAGAAGTAA